A genomic segment from Candidatus Abyssobacteria bacterium SURF_5 encodes:
- a CDS encoding PilZ domain-containing protein, with translation MPVSLCEKSSAGSRYACGSLRNERAEKAQNMHERRRFPRYKAPDSLFAAATFPGERGHQLRVLNISIDGLCFTTDFDISHESVFNLSFEMKVAGRPSVHVVTPAKIMWHTFDERTSLYTAGVQFLGLKKETKTHLQNVLPVLPPQ, from the coding sequence ATGCCGGTCAGCCTTTGTGAGAAATCCAGTGCCGGCAGCCGTTATGCCTGCGGCTCACTCCGGAACGAAAGGGCGGAAAAAGCTCAAAATATGCACGAGAGACGACGATTTCCCAGATATAAGGCACCCGACTCACTGTTTGCGGCCGCAACTTTTCCCGGGGAAAGGGGACACCAATTAAGGGTGCTCAATATCAGCATCGACGGGCTCTGCTTTACCACCGACTTTGACATCTCGCACGAATCGGTCTTTAATCTCTCGTTCGAGATGAAGGTGGCAGGCAGACCCTCGGTGCATGTCGTCACCCCGGCAAAGATCATGTGGCACACCTTCGACGAGAGGACCTCGCTCTATACCGCAGGCGTCCAATTTCTCGGACTGAAAAAGGAGACGAAGACGCATCTCCAAAACGTCCTGCCTGTTCTCCCGCCTCAATAA
- a CDS encoding helix-turn-helix domain-containing protein — translation MAPSGIDSQNEVERKLLQPVVPLLHSFAAVVGLQMKLCGCDGNPIADGAVTEAAGPCAVFLRDGVFPERCAGAHSSAIRLARSLRRPYIFTCHSRLAAWAIPILHEEKTLQTALICGGALLMKPDAALARHLEEIAIRQGIESRVLIDSLNHLAVVSRGQFRSVAAFLLELIPAVISRPAMHAPAPVAAPAFTFVGPEQASLVFPPEKRKEPKKERACRDAARRRDGAEKEIIRLLHERRQDDALRALNEYLQPANRAAGDLQVPRADAAEMFARMLRVLLRNRRAPRQIQEQQAALLKDALGLTRGPEGKKRLVRLCEQFVCLAGELACEPRPRQVKAIQGYIEKNLSKKLTLATVGARFGLKEKPLNALIVKHCGTGFTDYVISLRVSEAKRLLRTTDLNLGEIAAKTGFSDQSYFTKIFKATVGTTPSKFKSESHS, via the coding sequence TTGGCGCCGAGCGGTATTGATTCCCAAAATGAAGTGGAACGAAAGCTGCTTCAGCCCGTCGTCCCGCTCCTGCACTCATTCGCTGCCGTTGTCGGGCTGCAGATGAAATTGTGCGGATGCGATGGCAATCCGATAGCCGACGGTGCGGTAACGGAAGCGGCGGGTCCCTGCGCTGTCTTTCTTCGCGATGGAGTTTTTCCGGAGCGATGCGCCGGAGCCCATTCTTCCGCGATCAGGCTTGCTCGCTCGCTTCGCCGGCCGTACATCTTCACCTGTCATTCCCGTCTGGCGGCATGGGCGATTCCCATCCTGCATGAAGAGAAGACGCTTCAGACGGCATTGATCTGCGGCGGAGCGCTCCTGATGAAACCCGATGCGGCGCTTGCCCGTCACCTCGAAGAGATTGCGATCAGACAGGGGATCGAATCGAGGGTACTGATCGATTCCCTGAATCATCTTGCCGTCGTTTCGCGCGGGCAGTTCAGGTCAGTTGCCGCATTTCTGCTCGAGTTGATTCCGGCTGTTATTTCGCGGCCGGCCATGCATGCTCCCGCTCCCGTTGCGGCGCCCGCTTTCACTTTTGTCGGCCCTGAGCAGGCCTCACTCGTTTTTCCCCCGGAGAAGCGAAAGGAGCCGAAGAAAGAGCGGGCGTGCCGCGATGCTGCTCGACGTCGGGATGGGGCGGAGAAGGAGATCATTCGTCTCCTTCACGAAAGGCGGCAAGACGACGCGCTGCGGGCATTGAACGAATACCTGCAGCCGGCAAATAGAGCGGCGGGCGACCTTCAAGTTCCTCGCGCCGATGCGGCCGAAATGTTTGCGCGCATGTTGCGCGTGCTTCTCCGAAATCGTCGCGCACCCCGGCAGATCCAGGAGCAGCAGGCGGCCCTCCTGAAGGATGCGCTCGGGCTGACGCGCGGGCCGGAGGGCAAGAAGAGGCTTGTGCGCCTGTGCGAACAGTTCGTCTGCCTGGCCGGCGAGCTCGCATGCGAGCCGCGCCCGCGACAGGTGAAGGCGATCCAGGGATACATCGAAAAGAATCTCTCGAAAAAGCTGACGCTGGCGACAGTTGGCGCAAGGTTCGGACTGAAGGAAAAACCGCTCAATGCCCTCATCGTAAAACATTGCGGCACGGGCTTCACCGATTATGTCATTTCGCTGCGCGTTTCCGAGGCGAAACGCTTGCTTCGGACGACCGATCTGAATCTTGGCGAGATTGCCGCGAAAACAGGTTTTTCCGATCAGAGTTACTTCACGAAAATATTCAAAGCGACTGTTGGGACGACGCCTTCGAAATTCAAGAGTGAAAGCCACAGTTAA